In Thermococcus stetteri, the following proteins share a genomic window:
- a CDS encoding DUF434 domain-containing protein, with product MSLLNAYRDLKYLLNRGYPKKSALKFVADHYRLPLRERYLLSRCVFSDEWITEVRRKLLKPEELAGKILAIDGFNVLITLESVLDGEAILCEDGLVRDLKYQGKYKLNERTPEVVETVVESLYELRVSEAVFFYGKNVPRSGIVGKMTEEAMKEYGLSGEVRLVKSPDFELKAFSNVATADVGIISKVEHVFDLQLHLSKTLGIKVNSVLDVLQIKMH from the coding sequence ATGTCCCTCCTCAATGCCTACCGTGACCTCAAGTACCTTCTCAACAGGGGCTATCCTAAGAAGAGCGCCCTTAAGTTCGTGGCAGACCACTACAGGCTCCCGCTGAGGGAGAGGTACCTCCTTTCGAGGTGCGTCTTTTCCGATGAGTGGATAACCGAGGTTAGGAGGAAACTCCTCAAGCCCGAGGAGCTCGCCGGGAAAATCCTTGCCATAGACGGCTTCAACGTCCTCATAACCCTCGAATCCGTCCTCGACGGCGAGGCGATACTCTGCGAGGACGGTCTTGTGAGAGACCTGAAATACCAGGGGAAGTACAAACTGAACGAAAGAACGCCGGAAGTTGTTGAAACTGTCGTTGAATCTCTCTACGAACTAAGGGTTTCTGAGGCAGTTTTCTTCTACGGAAAAAACGTTCCGAGGAGCGGTATCGTTGGAAAAATGACCGAGGAAGCCATGAAGGAATACGGCCTGAGCGGAGAAGTTAGGCTCGTGAAGAGTCCAGACTTCGAGCTTAAGGCCTTCAGCAATGTGGCAACGGCAGATGTGGGGATAATCTCCAAGGTGGAGCACGTTTTTGACCTCCAACTTCACCTCTCCAAGACCCTCGGCATAAAAGTCAATAGTGTCCTTGATGTACTCCAAATTAAAATGCATTAA